AAGATTTACTACCGATTTTCAAAAGATAATTTTCTGCTTTGCCGCCTTCAAAAGGTTTTCCATCAATAAAGCCTTCAAAATCAATTTTTGCATATTCGCCATCTTTGAGTTTTCTTCTGGCATCCTCTATGCCTACAAGTGGAGCTCTTGCATCAGCAATTTCTTCTAATCGTTGATTGATTTCTTCCTCAGTAACTTCTGGAATCTTGACTTCTGGGATACAGCTTTCTACATCATTTAATGGAATGTCTGGTGCTAAACTTAATTCAATTTCTAGTTCAATTCCATTCTCTTTTTTTTCAAATTTTGTAATTCTTGGATCACCTATAAGAGCATTGGGTTTAATATTGAGTTCTTTTAGGATTTCTTGTAATAAATCCTGCACACATTCTCTTTGCGCATCTGTTTCTAGTTGTTTGCCATAACGCGATTTGATAACTGCTGCTGGAATTTTTCCTTTTCTAAAACCATCAATCTTGAGATTCTTGCCGGCAGCTTTAGTAACTTGATCGATTTTTTTATCTAGTTCGCTAAGTGCGATAGTAGCTTGTGCATTTGCATTTGCACTATTGATTTTATTGACCTTTAAACTCGGATTCATACTTTCTCTACTCCAAAAATAAAAATACTTAAAGTAAATAAGTCTATCAAAAATTTACTTAAAATTACATATTTTTAGAGTAGATTAATCATTATTCGCCAATGATTTCACGTGCTCCCTTAGAATTTGGCTGACTTAAAAAGCCTCTAGCAGTCATTTGCTCTACAATGTTGGCCGCTTTATTGTAGCCAATTCCTAATCGCCTTTGAATATAGCTAATAGAAGTTTTGTTGTCAGCTAACATAATTCTTTTGGCTTCTTCATAGAGTTCATCTGTCTCGCCTTCATAATTTAGCCCTAAAGTTTCATCTTCATTAGGCATAAAGTTTTCATTGTATTGCACAGGTCGTTGCGATTTGATAAATTCTACAATTTTTTCGATTTCTTCTTCTGTGCTCCATGGTGCGTGAAGTCTTACTATTCCTCCACCTGGTGGTGTGAAAAGCATATCGCCACGCCCTAGAAGTGATTCAGCACCAAAACTATCTAAAATCACTTTAGAATCAATTTTTTGCCCCACTTTATAGCTAATGCGTGAGGGTAGATTGGCTTTAATGGTGCCTGTAACAACATCAACACTTGGTCTTTGTGTGGCAACAATAAGATGAATGCCGCTAGCACGCGCCATTTGTGCTAAGCGTGCGATAGAAAGTTCGGCTTCTTTGCCCCCACTCATCATTAAATCTGCTAACTCATCAATTACAATTACAATATAAGGGAAAGGTTCAAAGCCTTCGATTTCAGCTTTTTTGTTGTAACTTTCGATATTTTTAATTCGTGCTTCACTCATTAGTGTGTAGCGTCTTTCCATTTCTTTGACTGCATTATCAAGTGCGATGATTGCTTTTTTGGGTTGCGTGATCACTGGGGTGAGTAAATGTGGAATATCATTGTAGATGCTAAATTCAAGCATTTTTGGATCAATCATAAGTAATCTTAGCGTATCAGGAGAGTTTTTATAAAGCAAGGAGAGAATCATTGCATTAATTCCCACGCTTTTTCCACTTCCTGTTGTTCCTGCGATGAGTAAGTGGGGGAGTTTTTTAAGGTCGGTAACGAAAGGATTCCCCACAATGTCTTTGCCCAAAGCCAAGGTAAGCGGAGAAGCTGCATTTTGAAAAATTTCATTTTCTAGGATTTCACGCAAATAAATGGTTTGGATTTGACTATTTGGAATTTCAATGCCGACAACATCTTTCCCTGGGACTGGAGCTTGAATCCTAATGGTTTTTGCCCTTAAAGCCATTGCTAGGTCATCTTGAAGTGTTTGGATTCTCGAGACTTTAACATTGGGGCTTGGTCTAAACTCAAAAGTTGTAACAATAGGTCCTGAATAAGTGCGAACAATATCGCCTTCAATCTTAAACATACGAAGTTTGTTGAGTAAATCATTAATTTTTTTATCAATTTCATCTTCATCAATCTCGATTCTCTCTTCTTGGGGAGTTTGTAGAAAATCAAGCTTAGGCAAAATAAAATCGGTTTGAATAGGCTTTAATTCTGTGTTTGTTTCAATTTCTTTGAGGAGATTTTGATTTTCTTCAAGGATTTTAACTTGGGTGGTATTGGTTTGAGGTTGTGGCGTTTGGGGAGTTGTTTGGGTTATAGATTCTTGGGCATTT
This portion of the Helicobacter canadensis MIT 98-5491 genome encodes:
- a CDS encoding DNA translocase FtsK gives rise to the protein MQEPNPEVLSSKEDLSPKESPKPIKAYPKKLYSATPFSAYYDKDPTDATRNCLVPNNPESSQNQAPAVNEVEAITKNEAQQASEDEDIKAIQTAIKEELQKAQDFLHYQTQESSPQFVEVENEIVQQETQAAIEEKSEDKKDITPNLDHLAKTNPQTTFEESSLQESPINPIPQEAPLLKNINFPVYGYGNTFNQAPQEINPNSTLQELPQQKSQENAPTPITPQSQQETLEILQNAIREKRDLTLQFKEEITLTPTKIPLESNQNQQNQSTPNAQESITQTTPQTPQPQTNTTQVKILEENQNLLKEIETNTELKPIQTDFILPKLDFLQTPQEERIEIDEDEIDKKINDLLNKLRMFKIEGDIVRTYSGPIVTTFEFRPSPNVKVSRIQTLQDDLAMALRAKTIRIQAPVPGKDVVGIEIPNSQIQTIYLREILENEIFQNAASPLTLALGKDIVGNPFVTDLKKLPHLLIAGTTGSGKSVGINAMILSLLYKNSPDTLRLLMIDPKMLEFSIYNDIPHLLTPVITQPKKAIIALDNAVKEMERRYTLMSEARIKNIESYNKKAEIEGFEPFPYIVIVIDELADLMMSGGKEAELSIARLAQMARASGIHLIVATQRPSVDVVTGTIKANLPSRISYKVGQKIDSKVILDSFGAESLLGRGDMLFTPPGGGIVRLHAPWSTEEEIEKIVEFIKSQRPVQYNENFMPNEDETLGLNYEGETDELYEEAKRIMLADNKTSISYIQRRLGIGYNKAANIVEQMTARGFLSQPNSKGAREIIGE